The Gemella haemolysans genome includes a region encoding these proteins:
- a CDS encoding YneF family protein: MSATAVTILVGAICLLAGVVGGFFLARRNFMNYMEKNPQINEDMVMSMMSQMGQKPSRKKINQVMSNMQKAQKQAQKQMKK; this comes from the coding sequence ATGAGTGCAACTGCAGTTACAATTTTAGTTGGAGCAATTTGTTTACTTGCTGGTGTTGTAGGAGGATTCTTCCTAGCAAGACGTAATTTCATGAACTACATGGAAAAAAATCCTCAAATTAACGAAGATATGGTTATGAGTATGATGAGTCAAATGGGACAAAAACCATCTCGTAAAAAAATTAACCAAGTTATGAGCAACATGCAAAAAGCGCAAAAACAAGCTCAAAAACAAATGAAAAAATAA
- the frr gene encoding ribosome recycling factor codes for MPEQIMNNLNERMEKAIASLRRELASIRAGKASAAVLDRLTVDYYGVPTPINQVAGVSVPEPKMLVISPYEKTLLGDIEKVIQASDLGLNPANDGTVIRIVFPALTEERRKELAKLVGKESEGAKVAVRNVRRDAMDSMKKLEKSSQITEDDLKGYSDDIQKVTDKFIAEIDKVTKEKQDELMSV; via the coding sequence ATGCCTGAACAAATAATGAATAATTTAAACGAAAGAATGGAAAAAGCTATTGCTAGTTTACGTCGTGAATTAGCATCAATTAGAGCTGGAAAAGCTAGTGCTGCTGTTTTAGATAGATTAACAGTTGATTACTATGGTGTACCAACTCCAATTAACCAAGTAGCTGGTGTTTCTGTTCCAGAACCAAAAATGCTTGTTATTTCTCCATATGAAAAAACTTTATTAGGAGATATCGAAAAAGTTATTCAAGCATCTGATTTAGGATTAAATCCAGCTAATGATGGTACAGTAATCCGTATTGTGTTCCCAGCATTAACTGAAGAACGTCGTAAAGAACTTGCTAAATTAGTAGGTAAAGAATCAGAAGGTGCTAAAGTTGCAGTACGTAACGTGCGTCGTGATGCTATGGATTCAATGAAAAAATTAGAAAAATCATCTCAAATTACTGAAGATGATCTAAAAGGATATTCTGATGATATTCAAAAAGTAACAGATAAATTTATTGCTGAAATCGATAAAGTAACTAAAGAAAAACAAGATGAGTTAATGAGCGTATAA
- a CDS encoding DUF896 domain-containing protein yields the protein MTEIIAKINSLNATKKERELTAEESEELAKYRQLYLQNFKANMRNILDNTRVINENGEDITPKKKGN from the coding sequence ATGACAGAAATTATTGCTAAAATTAATTCATTAAACGCTACAAAAAAAGAGCGTGAATTAACAGCTGAGGAATCAGAAGAATTAGCTAAATATAGACAACTATATTTGCAAAATTTTAAAGCTAATATGAGAAACATATTAGATAATACAAGAGTAATAAATGAAAACGGAGAAGATATAACTCCTAAGAAGAAAGGAAATTAA